The following proteins come from a genomic window of Nicotiana tomentosiformis chromosome 12, ASM39032v3, whole genome shotgun sequence:
- the LOC104097228 gene encoding large ribosomal subunit protein uL6z/uL6y-like produces the protein MKTILSSETMDIPDGVKIKVKAKQIEVEGPRGKLTRNFKHLNLDFQLIKDEETGKKKLKIDAWFGSRKTTAAIRTALSHVENLITGVTKGYRYKMRFVYAHFPINASITGVNKAIEIRNFLGEKRVRKVDMLEGVTVVRSEKVKDELVLDGNDIELVSRSAALINQKCHVKNKDIRKFLDGIYVSEKGRIAEEE, from the exons ATGAAGACTATACTCTCATCAGAAACGATGGATATCCCCGATGGGGTAAAAATCAAGGTAAAAGCAAAGCAAATAGAAGTGGAAGGACCAAGAGGAAAACTAACCCGCAACTTCAAGCACTTGAATCTTGATTTTCAGCTCATAAAAGATGAAGAAACCGGAAAGAAAAAGCTCAAGATTGATGCTTGGTTTGGATCTCGTAAAACCACTGCTGCTATTCGTACTGCACTTAGTCACGTTGAGAATCTCATAACTGGTGTCACTAAAGGGTACCGTTACAAGATGCGTTTTGTGTATGCCCATTTTCCTATCAATGCTTCTATCACTGGTGTGAACAAGGCTATCGAGATCAGAAACTTTCTTGGCGAGAAAAGG GTAAGGAAAGTCGATATGCTTGAAGGGGTTACTGTTGTCAGGTCTGAGAAAGTTAAGGATGAATTGGTATTGGATGGGAATGACATTGAGCTTGTTTCGCGTTCTGCTGCCCTCATAAACCAG AAATGCCATGTTAAGAACAAAGATATCCGTAAGTTCCTGGATGGTATCTATGTGAGTGAGAAAGGAAGAATAGCTGAAGAAGAGTAG
- the LOC138902445 gene encoding uncharacterized protein gives MGIVEVSGIAFTTFQLSGVAYRWWQAYEEGRPADGTPPTWAQFEEIFLKEFVPQTLRDAWRTKFDWLCQGTMTMSEYTFRFSELSRHAPILVPTVRERVCRFIEGLDYDFKISMARELQIDIPFQQVVEITRMLERVRSKENKSKEIKRSRNSRGFSGFYYATMTHHGGGSDSRSAQSAIQSPSATIEAERRTKIRNDPMKQGQNEKSLKKSTLPGVEKRRKLRDDASGSKGKEVAKGSSSETHNGKMYLYVFNKGIH, from the exons ATGGGTATCGTGGAAGTGAGCGGaattgcctttactacatttcagttgtcaggagTAGCGTATCGATGGTGGCAAgcttatgaagagggcagaccagccgatggaacaccaccaacttgggctcaatttgaggaaatatttttgaaagagtttgttccccagactctccgggatgcatggcgcacaaagtttgattggttgtgtcagggcaccatgacgatGTCAGAATATACTTTCAGGTTCAGTGAATTATCCCGAcacgcacctatcttggttcctacagttagagagcgagtttgcagattcattgaagggctcgattatgattttaaaataagcatggctcgagaattgcagattgacattccatttcagcaagtagtagagattacCAGGATGTTGGAACGTGTTCGAAGTAAGGAAAATAAGTCTAAAGAGATCAAAAGGTCTCGAAACTctagaggattcagtggattctactatgcaactatgactcatcatggcggaggctcggacAGTCGATCAGCCCAGTCCGCAATTCAGA GCCCATCAGCAACTATTGAAGCCGAAAGAAGAACAAAAATACGCAATGACCCTATGAAACAAGGTCAAAATGAGAAATCTTTGAAAAAATCAACACTTCCTGGTGTggaaaagagaagaaaacttAGGGATGATGCTTCTGGGAGCAAGGGAAAAGAGGTCGCTAAAGGAAGTAGCTCAGAAACACATAACGGCAAG atgtatttatatgtattcaatAAGGGCATACACTGA